The genomic stretch CACGTCGAGCAGGCTCAGGAACTCGCGCACCCCGGGCGTCTCGAGGGTGAAGTCGCCGCCGCGGCAATCGGCAAACAGCTTGGCGCCGCCGGCCCTCGCCTCGCGCATGAAGGCCAGCCATTCCGGCTCGAAGCGGAAGGTCTGCAGCAGCCAGGTCGGTCTGACCCGCGCGAGCGTGCCGGCCGGCGGCGGCACGATGGCGCCGTCCCCATAGGTGAGGAAACCCCGGTCGCCACCGCTCGAAAACACCGAGGTGACGCGGCGCAGCGGCGTGTCGAGCCTGTTGAACAGCATCGGGCTCAATCCGTCGCGCGCTGCCTGTTCGAGCACCAGGCCGCTGAACAGGTCGGAACCGAAATCTGCCGCCCAGTGGGTATCGAGCCCCAGCCGGGTGAGCGCCAGGGCGATGTTGTAGGTGCCGCCGGGCAGCACCGCGAGGTCGCGCGCCACCAGTTCGGCCCCGAGCCTGGGCGGGCCCGGCAGATCGG from Devosia sp. A16 encodes the following:
- a CDS encoding carbohydrate kinase family protein, which gives rise to MRSCDVLLTGEYYCDLIFADLPGPPRLGAELVARDLAVLPGGTYNIALALTRLGLDTHWAADFGSDLFSGLVLEQAARDGLSPMLFNRLDTPLRRVTSVFSSGGDRGFLTYGDGAIVPPPAGTLARVRPTWLLQTFRFEPEWLAFMREARAGGAKLFADCRGGDFTLETPGVREFLSLLDVFSPNEDEAMALTGMQHPKKAAAQLSELVPIVAIKRGAAGALVADCGRWIKVAAPQVPVKDTTGAGDTFNGGFLYGLCSGRCTEEAAELGVLAGSLSVTDYGALAAPTLSALKKFAGEQGRGKMFLETAS